The window TGCCATGACAAGGTTGGAATTTGGGAGGCGAttggaaagagagaaggaatccagttatttatatcatttctaGGTTTGTCTAGTGAGCAACACCAAGAGTATGCTGTTGAAATGTTGGAAATTTTGACGGCTCAAGTGGATGATAGTAAATGGGCTGTAACAGCAGCCGGGGGGATTCCTCCACTTGTACAGTTGCTCGAGACTGGATCTCAGAAGGCCAAGGAAGATGCTGCCTGCATCCTCTGGAATTTGTGCTGTCACAGTGAGGAAATCCGTGATTGTGTTGAAAGAGCTGGTGGTATTCCAGCATTCTTGTGGCTACTGAAGACTGGTGGACCAAATTCCCAAGAAACATCTGCAAAGACACTTGTGAAGCTCGTCCATACAGCTGAGCCTGCCACAATTAATCAGCTGTTGGCTTTACTTCTGGGAGATGATCCGACTTCAAAGATTCATGTAATAAAAGTATTGGGTC is drawn from Camelina sativa cultivar DH55 unplaced genomic scaffold, Cs unpScaffold05718, whole genome shotgun sequence and contains these coding sequences:
- the LOC109131819 gene encoding U-box domain-containing protein 13-like; translation: HDKVGIWEAIGKREGIQLFISFLGLSSEQHQEYAVEMLEILTAQVDDSKWAVTAAGGIPPLVQLLETGSQKAKEDAACILWNLCCHSEEIRDCVERAGGIPAFLWLLKTGGPNSQETSAKTLVKLVHTAEPATINQLLALLLGDDPTSKIHVIKVLGHVLSKASQEDLVHRGCAANKGL